From the genome of Anopheles moucheti chromosome 3, idAnoMoucSN_F20_07, whole genome shotgun sequence, one region includes:
- the LOC128305230 gene encoding tyrosine 3-monooxygenase isoform X2 produces the protein MMAVAAAQKNREMFAIKKSYSIENGYPSRRRSLVDDARFETIVVKQTKQTVLDEARAKANDAGLTEEEVVLQNAASESPEAEKEVVRAAVVVRLRDGMGSLGRILKAVEAYHGTVVHLESRQSRSEGVQFDVLVKVDMARSNLLQLIRSLRQTQSFGSVSLLSENNVNVKAPWFPKHASELDNCNHLMTKYEPDLDMNHPGFADQVYRARRKEIAEIAFAYRYGDPIPHIDYTETENKTWSAVFARVKELMVKHACSEYIAVFKKLEDEKIFVKERIPQLQEMSDFLRRNTGFTLRPAAGLLTARDFLASLAFRIFQSTQYVRHINSPYHTPEPDCIHELLGHMPLLADPSFAQFSQEIGLASLGASDEEIEKLSTVYWFTVEFGLCKEKDEVKAYGAGLLSAYGELLHAISDKPEHRAFEPASTAVQPYQDQEYQPIYYVAESFEDAKEKFRRWVSTMSRPFEVRFNPHTERVEVLDSVDKLETLVSQLNTEVLHLTNAIAKLKQPFC, from the exons ATGATGGCTGTCGCTGCTGCCCAGAAGAACCGTGAAATGTTCGCGATCAAGAAATCTTACAGCATTGAG AACGGATACCCATCCCGGCGCCGTTCTCTGGTCGACGATGCCCGCTTTGAGACGATTGTGGTcaagcaaaccaaacaaaccgttCTGGACGAGGCCCGCGCAAAGGCCAACG ACGCTGGGCTAACTGAGGAGGAGGTTGTACTGCAGAACGCTGCCTCGGAGTCGCCCGAAGCCGAGAAGGAGGTGGTCCGTGCCGCCGTGGTCGTCCGACTGCGGGACGGCATGGGATCGCTCGGACGCATCCTCAAGGCGGTGGAGGCGTACCACGGCACCGTGGTACATCTGGAGTCGCGCCAGTCGCGCAGCGAGGGCGTCCAGTTTGACGTCCTCGTCAAGGTCGATATGGCCCGGTCCAATCTGCTCCAGCTGATCCGGTCCCTGCGCCAGACGCAGTCCTTCGGTAGCGTTAGCTTGCTGTCGGAGAACAACGTCAACGTGAAGGCACCCTGGTTCCCCAAGCACGCCTCAGAGCTGGACAACTGCAACCATCTGATGACCAAGTACGAGCCGGATCTTGACATGAACCATCCCGGTTTCGCAGATCAGGTGTACCGCGCTCGTCGCAAGGAAATTGCCGAAATCGCATTCGCTTACCGATA TGGAGACCCAATCCCGCACATCGATTACACCGAAACGGAGAACAAGACCTGGTCGGCCGTGTTCGCGCGCGTGAAGGAGCTGATGGTGAAGCATGCCTGCTCCGAGTACATTGCCGTCTTCAAGAAGCTCGAGGACGAGAAGATCTTCGTGAAGGAGCGCATTCCGCAGCTGCAGGAAATGAGCGATTTCCTGCGCAGGAACACCGGATTCACGCTCCGGCCGGCCGCTGGTCTGCTGACGGCTCGCGATTTCCTCGCTTCGCTGGCGTTCCGCATCTTCCAGAGCACGCAGTACGTGCGACACATCAACTCACCCTACCACACACCGGAACC CGATTGCATCCACGAACTGCTCGGTCACATGCCGCTGCTTGCCGATCCAAGCTTCGCCCAGTTCTCGCAAGAAATCGGATTAGCCTCGCTCGGTGCCTCGGATGAGGAAATTGAAAAGCTCTCGACG GTGTACTGGTTCACGGTTGAGTTCGGTCTGTGCAAGGAAAAGGACGAGGTCAAGGCTTACGGTGCCGGTCTGCTGTCCGCTTACGGTGAGCTGCTGCACGCCATCAGCGACAAGCCGGAGCACCGCGCGTTCGAGCCCGCCTCGACCGCAGTGCAGCCGTACCAGGACCAGGAGTACCAGCCGATCTACTACGTGGCCGAGAGCTTCGAGGATGCGAAGGAGAAGTTCCGCCGCTGGGTTTCGACCATGTCGCGACCGTTCGAGGTGCGCTTCAACCCGCACACCGAGCGCGTGGAGGTGCTCGATTCGGTGGACAAGCTGGAAACGCTCGTCTCGCAGCTCAACACCGAGGTGCTGCACCTTACAAATGCCATCGCCAAGCTGAAACAGCCATTCTGCTAA
- the LOC128305230 gene encoding tyrosine 3-monooxygenase isoform X1, with product MHTSPSKIMQFQIIQIFLEECDENGYPSRRRSLVDDARFETIVVKQTKQTVLDEARAKANDSSLECTILQAQEQHQQEDKIPQEVQQTVEDQDNDEEEIRMVAVDELPQKPQEYVPSADDEDKEKDAGLTEEEVVLQNAASESPEAEKEVVRAAVVVRLRDGMGSLGRILKAVEAYHGTVVHLESRQSRSEGVQFDVLVKVDMARSNLLQLIRSLRQTQSFGSVSLLSENNVNVKAPWFPKHASELDNCNHLMTKYEPDLDMNHPGFADQVYRARRKEIAEIAFAYRYGDPIPHIDYTETENKTWSAVFARVKELMVKHACSEYIAVFKKLEDEKIFVKERIPQLQEMSDFLRRNTGFTLRPAAGLLTARDFLASLAFRIFQSTQYVRHINSPYHTPEPDCIHELLGHMPLLADPSFAQFSQEIGLASLGASDEEIEKLSTVYWFTVEFGLCKEKDEVKAYGAGLLSAYGELLHAISDKPEHRAFEPASTAVQPYQDQEYQPIYYVAESFEDAKEKFRRWVSTMSRPFEVRFNPHTERVEVLDSVDKLETLVSQLNTEVLHLTNAIAKLKQPFC from the exons AACGGATACCCATCCCGGCGCCGTTCTCTGGTCGACGATGCCCGCTTTGAGACGATTGTGGTcaagcaaaccaaacaaaccgttCTGGACGAGGCCCGCGCAAAGGCCAACG ACTCTAGTTTGGAGTGTACCATTCTGCAGGCCCAAGAACAGCATCAACAAG AAGACAAAATTCCGCAAGAGGTTCAACAGACAGTCGAGGATCAGGATAATGACGAAGAGGAGATTCGAATGGTCGCAG TTGATGAGCTACCCCAGAAGCCGCAGGAATACGTTCCAAGTGCCGACGATGAGGACAAGGAAAAAG ACGCTGGGCTAACTGAGGAGGAGGTTGTACTGCAGAACGCTGCCTCGGAGTCGCCCGAAGCCGAGAAGGAGGTGGTCCGTGCCGCCGTGGTCGTCCGACTGCGGGACGGCATGGGATCGCTCGGACGCATCCTCAAGGCGGTGGAGGCGTACCACGGCACCGTGGTACATCTGGAGTCGCGCCAGTCGCGCAGCGAGGGCGTCCAGTTTGACGTCCTCGTCAAGGTCGATATGGCCCGGTCCAATCTGCTCCAGCTGATCCGGTCCCTGCGCCAGACGCAGTCCTTCGGTAGCGTTAGCTTGCTGTCGGAGAACAACGTCAACGTGAAGGCACCCTGGTTCCCCAAGCACGCCTCAGAGCTGGACAACTGCAACCATCTGATGACCAAGTACGAGCCGGATCTTGACATGAACCATCCCGGTTTCGCAGATCAGGTGTACCGCGCTCGTCGCAAGGAAATTGCCGAAATCGCATTCGCTTACCGATA TGGAGACCCAATCCCGCACATCGATTACACCGAAACGGAGAACAAGACCTGGTCGGCCGTGTTCGCGCGCGTGAAGGAGCTGATGGTGAAGCATGCCTGCTCCGAGTACATTGCCGTCTTCAAGAAGCTCGAGGACGAGAAGATCTTCGTGAAGGAGCGCATTCCGCAGCTGCAGGAAATGAGCGATTTCCTGCGCAGGAACACCGGATTCACGCTCCGGCCGGCCGCTGGTCTGCTGACGGCTCGCGATTTCCTCGCTTCGCTGGCGTTCCGCATCTTCCAGAGCACGCAGTACGTGCGACACATCAACTCACCCTACCACACACCGGAACC CGATTGCATCCACGAACTGCTCGGTCACATGCCGCTGCTTGCCGATCCAAGCTTCGCCCAGTTCTCGCAAGAAATCGGATTAGCCTCGCTCGGTGCCTCGGATGAGGAAATTGAAAAGCTCTCGACG GTGTACTGGTTCACGGTTGAGTTCGGTCTGTGCAAGGAAAAGGACGAGGTCAAGGCTTACGGTGCCGGTCTGCTGTCCGCTTACGGTGAGCTGCTGCACGCCATCAGCGACAAGCCGGAGCACCGCGCGTTCGAGCCCGCCTCGACCGCAGTGCAGCCGTACCAGGACCAGGAGTACCAGCCGATCTACTACGTGGCCGAGAGCTTCGAGGATGCGAAGGAGAAGTTCCGCCGCTGGGTTTCGACCATGTCGCGACCGTTCGAGGTGCGCTTCAACCCGCACACCGAGCGCGTGGAGGTGCTCGATTCGGTGGACAAGCTGGAAACGCTCGTCTCGCAGCTCAACACCGAGGTGCTGCACCTTACAAATGCCATCGCCAAGCTGAAACAGCCATTCTGCTAA